The Halomonas binhaiensis nucleotide sequence AGCCGGTGGATCGCCTTGCTCATCATCCGGATTTTCCGGTGGGACATAACTGGCTGGCCTTGCGTGATGAATATCTGGAAGGACTCGCGCAGATTGAGGGGCCGGTGATCGGAGTGGGCCACTCCATGGGGGGAGTGATCACTGCGATGGCAGCGAGTGAGGCCCCTCAGCGCTTTTCCGCTGTGATCATGCTCGATCCTCCGCTGATGTTGGGGATTGATGCCCTGGCAATACGGGCAGCCAAGTTGCTGGGCATGGTTGACCGCGTTACCCCGGCGGGCAAGACCCTGGGTCGTCGACGGCAGTGGCAGAATCGTGAAGAAATGCGTGCTCACTTACGTCGCAAGGGGCTTTTCCGTGACTTTACCGAGGATGCCCTGGACGACTATATCGCCGGAGGGACCCAGGATCTCGACGATGGCAGTGTGGTGCTACGCTACGATCCCGATATCGAGGTGGAGGTATTCCGCCATATTCCCCATCATCTCGACAGCCTGCCGCAGGAATTGTGGGTGCCGGTTGGGGTGATTGCCGGGGTGGATTCGGACCTGCTGAACAAGTCGCGTCGGCGCCGCTTCAAGCGCCGGGGAATTCCTCTGGAAGTCGTGCCCGGTAGCCACATGTTCCCCATGGAACAGCCTGAAGCTACACGTGCGGCACTGGTCGAGATGATAGAGCGGCTGCGGGCCGGAAAAGAGGAAAGTGCATGAGTGTAGTTGAACAGTCAGTTGATCAGTCAGTCGAGGCTATCACCCTGGCCGATGGACGGCTT carries:
- a CDS encoding alpha/beta fold hydrolase, encoding MTQPNTTPTKTLLPTLMFAHANGFPGRSYRSLLEPLKQHFHVQPVDRLAHHPDFPVGHNWLALRDEYLEGLAQIEGPVIGVGHSMGGVITAMAASEAPQRFSAVIMLDPPLMLGIDALAIRAAKLLGMVDRVTPAGKTLGRRRQWQNREEMRAHLRRKGLFRDFTEDALDDYIAGGTQDLDDGSVVLRYDPDIEVEVFRHIPHHLDSLPQELWVPVGVIAGVDSDLLNKSRRRRFKRRGIPLEVVPGSHMFPMEQPEATRAALVEMIERLRAGKEESA